Proteins from a single region of Chryseobacterium sp. T16E-39:
- a CDS encoding T9SS type A sorting domain-containing protein: protein MKTNLFAGQSMTKKVVLASLLFLMNAMSFAQLNKVYASSQTNRAYGICVACFVQNPENAVGSNETDYSTLLVPIGLLGRTEQTLIFSTTNIIADTNKLVIGIGTDQSILTAQLIGGVSVETFLGDVSNNDYMNINDDVLKLGGTDASRGALELTMNKPFDRVKISLNSGLLNLNGGFRIYYAYQYKDPHISLMAYSKDGQVTLDGNVPVEGSEVALINTSGKEVYRTKLKSKTFESTLPQGVYIMTLTTKEGKAYSRKIMIK, encoded by the coding sequence ATGAAAACAAATCTATTCGCAGGCCAAAGTATGACCAAAAAAGTAGTACTGGCTTCTCTACTGTTCCTTATGAACGCCATGTCTTTTGCACAACTTAATAAAGTGTATGCCAGCAGCCAAACAAACAGAGCTTACGGTATTTGTGTAGCTTGTTTTGTACAAAACCCCGAAAATGCTGTGGGAAGTAATGAGACTGATTATTCTACCTTACTCGTTCCCATTGGACTACTAGGAAGAACAGAGCAAACCCTTATTTTCTCTACAACCAACATAATTGCAGACACCAACAAACTTGTTATTGGAATTGGTACAGATCAATCTATTCTAACTGCTCAGTTAATCGGTGGAGTATCTGTAGAGACATTTCTTGGAGATGTTTCAAACAATGATTACATGAACATTAACGATGACGTTCTTAAGCTTGGAGGCACAGATGCAAGCAGAGGAGCGCTTGAACTTACAATGAACAAGCCTTTTGACCGTGTTAAAATAAGTCTTAATTCAGGTCTTCTTAACCTTAACGGTGGTTTCCGTATTTATTACGCATACCAATATAAAGATCCACACATCAGCTTAATGGCTTACAGCAAGGACGGACAAGTTACCCTTGACGGAAACGTACCTGTAGAAGGATCTGAAGTTGCTTTAATCAATACATCAGGAAAAGAAGTTTATCGTACCAAACTAAAATCAAAAACATTTGAGTCTACATTGCCTCAAGGAGTTTACATCATGACCCTTACGACGAAGGAAGGAAAAGCCTACTCTCGTAAAATTATGATTAAGTAA